In Carya illinoinensis cultivar Pawnee chromosome 6, C.illinoinensisPawnee_v1, whole genome shotgun sequence, a single genomic region encodes these proteins:
- the LOC122314358 gene encoding thylakoid lumenal 17.4 kDa protein, chloroplastic encodes MATLSFPLPRNGFCLRISSPRRHVFPIPELHSSIRITCSVARDGSESKGGLFQFKELKSVACGILAVWAVTAASPVIAAGQRLPPLSTDANRCEKAFVGNTIGQANGVYDKAIDLRFCDYTNDASNLKGKSLAAALMSDAKFDGADMSEVVMSKAYAVGASFKGVNFSNAVLDRVNFGKANLQGAVFKNAVLSGSTFDEAQLGDAVFEDTIIGYIDLQKICRNTTINAEGRAELGCR; translated from the exons ATGGCAACTCTTTCATTTCCACTCCCCCGAAACGGCTTCTGTCTGCGGATTTCCTCTCCGAGACGCCACGTTTTCCCCATTCCAGAACTCCACTCATCCATCAGAATCACTTGCTCTG TAGCTAGAGATGGTTCCGAATCCAAGGGAGGCTTATTTCAATTTAAGGAACTTAAAAGTGTAGCTTGTGGAATTCTCGCGGTTTGGGCTGTGACTGCTGCCTCGCCTGTAATTGCTGCTGGCCAG AGGCTGCCTCCATTATCAACAGATGCCAATCGGTGTGAGAAAGCATTTGTTGGTAACACAATAGGTCAGGCAAATGGTGTTTATGACAAGGCGATTGATCTTCGGTTCTGTGATTACACTAATGATGCATCCAACCTAAAGGGTAAGTCTCTTGCAGCAGCACTTATGTCAGATGCTAAGTTTGATGGAGCAGACATGTCAGAAGTGGTGATGTCAAAGGCTTATGCTGTTGGAGCTAGCTTCAAGG GTGTAAATTTCTCAAATGCAGTTTTAGATCGTGTTAATTTTGGGAAAGCTAATCTCCAAGGAGCTGTATTCAAGAACGCTGTATTATCGGGATCCACATTTGATGAAGCTCAATTGGGAGATGCAGTTTTTGAGGACACCATTATTGGTTATATTGATCTTCAAAAGATTTGCAGGAACACAACTATCAATGCTGAAGGAAGGGCTGAACTAGGATGCCGGTGA